A single genomic interval of Pomacea canaliculata isolate SZHN2017 linkage group LG5, ASM307304v1, whole genome shotgun sequence harbors:
- the LOC112563747 gene encoding beta-TrCP-like, translated as MSESETNMETCSLPDERLEDRKLESTTVVKSLSERLQETEQYKKERDECIKMFEKWNETEQVTFVENLLSRMCHYQHGQINSFLKPMLQRDFISALPAKGLDHIAENILAYLDAKSLCAAELVCKEWYRVISEGNLWKKLIERKVLTDSQWKGLSERRSWDQYLFKQRHGDVPKDHKFYRMLYPQIIQDIERIENNWRTGRHTLQRIHCRSETSKGVYCLQYDDHKIISGLRDNTIKVWDRHTLECVQVLTGHTGSVLCLQYDENIIISGSSDSTVRVWDVKSGEMMNTLIHHCEAVLHLRFCDGIMVTCSKDRSIAVWDMQSPTEINLRRVLVGHRAAVNVVDFDEKYIVSASGDRTIKVWNTSTCEFVRTLNGHKRGIACLQYRDRLVVSGSSDNTIRLWDIECGACLRVLEGHEELVRCIRFDNKRIVSGAYDG; from the exons AAGATTACAGGAAACTGAGCAGTACAAAAAAGAACGCGACGAGTGCATCAAGATGTTTGAAAAGTGGAATGAGACAGAACAAGTGACTTTTGTTGAGAATTTACTTTCTAGAATGTGCCATTATCAACATGGACAAATTAACTCATTTCTAAAACCAATGCTGCAGCGTGACTTCATTTCTGCTTTACCAG CCAAAGGTCTTGATCATATTGCTGAGAACATTTTGGCATACCTAGATGCCAAATCACTCTGTGCTGCAGAATTGGTTTGTAAGGAGTGGTATCGAGTCATTTCAGAAGGCAACTTATGGAAAAAACTTATCGAGAGAAAAGTTCTTACGGACAGTCAGTGGAAAGGTCTTTCAGAGAGGCGCAGCTG GGACCAGTACTTATTCAAACAGAGACACGGTGATGTGCCTAAAGATCACAAGTTCTACAGAATGCTTTACCCACAGATTATTCAAGATATTGAA cggatAGAAAATAATTGGAGAACAGGAAGACATACACTCCAGCGAATTCACTGCCGTAGTGAGACCAGCAAAGGGGTTTATTGTTTACAGTATGATGACCATAAAATCATCAGTGGTCTCAGGGATAACACAATCAAG GTGTGGGATCGGCATACACTGGAGTGCGTTCAGGTGTTAACTGGTCACACAGGGTCAGTGCTGTGCCTTCAATATGATGAAAATATCATTATCTCAGGATCCAGTGACTCTACAGTAAG AGTGTGGGATGTGAAATCTGGAGAGATGATGAATACGTTGATTCACCATTGTGAGGCTGTTCTTCATCTACGATTTTGTGATGGAATTATGGTCACCTGCTCAAAG GACCGATCAATTGCGGTGTGGGACATGCAGTCACCAACAGAAATAAACCTGCGACGAGTGTTGGTTGGCCACAGAGCAGCTGTAAATGTTGTAGACTTTGATGAGAAATACATTGTTTCTGCTTCTGGTGATAGAACTATTAAG GTATGGAACACTTCTACCTGTGAGTTTGTGCGTACCCTAAATGGACATAAGCGTGGCATTGCGTGTCTACAATACCGTGATCGACTGGTGGTTAGTGGCAGTTCAGATAATACCATCAG GTTGTGGGATATTGAGTGTGGAGCTTGCTTGCGTGTTCTAGAAGGACACGAGGAGCTTGTGCGTTGCATCAGGTTTGATAACAAGCGAATTGTCAGTGGTGCCTATGATGGGTGA